From Actinopolyspora lacussalsi, a single genomic window includes:
- a CDS encoding putative membrane protein (product_source=COG5438; cog=COG5438; pfam=PF07907; transmembrane_helix_parts=Inside_1_38,TMhelix_39_61,Outside_62_165,TMhelix_166_183,Inside_184_187,TMhelix_188_210,Outside_211_214,TMhelix_215_237,Inside_238_243,TMhelix_244_266,Outside_267_285,TMhelix_286_304,Inside_305_341,TMhelix_342_364,Outside_365_387,TMhelix_388_410,Inside_411_465), with amino-acid sequence MPSPEDSASGITNAPPTGHGHGHGHGHPAPTASRRTRRLLAAVLTPFALAAVIGAVLLYPFGQHSAPEAKPGFTRNPVDGAVVAARTASCTTGGTSGQGAGGAGSCVLLRVELHSGPASGRTIEQRVPDEPTTPEFGVGDEIVLSYSGDSPRESTSYRIVDYQRSGWLLVLVGLFAASVIALGRRKGAASLLALTLTLTMLLGFMLPTILSGADPLLVAVVAAGLIMFCVLYATHGVSARTSTAVLGTLASLSLIGLLSAGFAALTRLTGLDESTSSLISALGHDIDARGLLLAGVVIGALGVLDDVTVTQTSAVWELHHANPRMRWRELYSAALRIGRDHVASSVNTLVLAYAGTALPLLLTYKLSGQSFGDIATTQDVAQEIVRTLVGSLGLIAAVPLTTAIAATVVLSENGSRRVDDSATHSEEQRAATSGVLDVVHRAAAAGSTRAVLGAARSRRGSRSRH; translated from the coding sequence CCGTCACCCGAAGATTCCGCCAGCGGCATCACGAACGCTCCCCCCACCGGACACGGACACGGACACGGTCACGGCCATCCAGCTCCGACCGCCTCCCGGCGCACCCGGCGGCTACTCGCCGCTGTGCTGACGCCTTTCGCACTGGCGGCCGTAATCGGTGCGGTACTGCTGTACCCCTTCGGACAGCACTCCGCTCCGGAGGCGAAACCGGGCTTCACCCGCAACCCGGTGGACGGTGCCGTGGTAGCGGCACGCACCGCCTCCTGCACCACGGGCGGGACGTCCGGACAGGGCGCCGGAGGCGCTGGAAGCTGCGTGCTGCTTCGCGTCGAACTGCACAGTGGCCCCGCGTCGGGACGCACGATCGAACAACGAGTCCCAGACGAGCCGACCACCCCGGAATTCGGCGTGGGAGACGAGATCGTGCTCTCCTACTCGGGCGACTCGCCACGCGAGTCCACCTCGTACCGGATAGTGGACTACCAGCGGAGTGGGTGGTTGCTGGTGCTGGTCGGGCTGTTCGCCGCGTCGGTGATCGCGCTGGGACGTCGCAAGGGAGCCGCCTCCCTGCTGGCGCTGACGTTGACGTTGACCATGCTGCTCGGGTTCATGCTTCCCACCATCCTCTCCGGGGCCGACCCCCTGCTGGTCGCCGTGGTGGCCGCCGGACTGATCATGTTCTGCGTGCTCTACGCGACGCACGGCGTCTCGGCACGAACATCGACCGCCGTGCTGGGCACCCTGGCGAGTCTGAGCCTGATCGGTCTGCTCAGCGCGGGGTTCGCCGCACTGACCCGACTGACCGGACTGGACGAGTCCACCTCGTCCCTGATAAGCGCCCTGGGCCACGACATCGACGCCCGAGGACTACTGCTGGCCGGAGTCGTGATCGGGGCGCTGGGAGTGCTCGACGACGTCACCGTCACGCAGACCAGCGCGGTGTGGGAACTGCACCACGCCAATCCCCGGATGCGCTGGCGGGAACTGTACTCGGCCGCGCTGCGGATCGGTCGGGACCACGTGGCGTCCTCGGTGAACACGCTCGTGCTGGCCTACGCGGGAACGGCACTCCCGCTGCTGTTGACCTACAAGCTGTCCGGCCAGTCGTTCGGGGACATCGCCACCACACAGGACGTGGCCCAGGAAATCGTGCGAACCCTGGTGGGCAGTCTGGGCCTGATCGCCGCCGTCCCACTGACCACCGCCATCGCCGCGACGGTGGTACTGAGCGAGAACGGCAGTCGGCGGGTGGACGACTCCGCGACCCACTCCGAGGAGCAGCGAGCGGCCACCTCCGGGGTGCTCGACGTGGTGCACCGAGCCGCCGCGGCGGGATCCACCCGTGCGGTGCTCGGCGCGGCGAGATCACGTCGCGGATCCCGCTCGCGCCACTGA
- a CDS encoding hypothetical protein (product_source=Hypo-rule applied; transmembrane_helix_parts=Inside_1_23,TMhelix_24_46,Outside_47_49,TMhelix_50_67,Inside_68_214) encodes MSEEQSQESVTLDLLDRRVVRRRAISVAVAAVVIGAAIGGIAGLFAGTAGFFVPLVVLALPLLLMAYSEARKTYWLRGTEVAARAFGTRRVDLSTATALDVLITDIRGTRTISLVVTGPPRHRTLNVALAMYAGTGGKELGVYALRRLADTLAGTGDTRALVLSELIVAQLKAEARGDAAADRPLYKLASAVPGGGVARRVANTDVAKFVAMLD; translated from the coding sequence ATGAGCGAGGAACAGTCCCAGGAAAGCGTGACGCTGGATCTGCTCGATCGTCGCGTCGTCCGCAGGCGGGCGATCAGTGTCGCCGTCGCCGCTGTCGTGATCGGCGCGGCCATCGGTGGCATCGCGGGGCTGTTCGCGGGGACGGCCGGTTTCTTCGTCCCATTGGTCGTGCTGGCGCTGCCGCTGCTGCTGATGGCCTACAGCGAGGCGCGCAAGACTTACTGGCTGCGTGGCACCGAAGTGGCGGCACGCGCCTTCGGCACGCGCCGGGTCGATCTGTCGACGGCCACCGCGCTGGACGTGCTGATCACCGATATCCGTGGCACCCGCACGATCAGTCTGGTCGTCACCGGGCCGCCCCGGCATCGCACGTTGAACGTGGCGCTGGCGATGTACGCGGGTACCGGTGGGAAGGAACTCGGTGTCTACGCGCTGCGGCGGCTGGCCGACACGTTGGCCGGTACCGGAGACACCCGTGCGCTGGTGCTCTCGGAACTGATCGTGGCACAGCTCAAGGCCGAGGCGCGTGGCGACGCCGCGGCGGACCGGCCGCTCTACAAGTTGGCCTCCGCGGTCCCCGGAGGCGGGGTTGCCCGGCGAGTGGCCAACACCGACGTGGCGAAGTTCGTCGCCATGCTGGACTAA
- a CDS encoding histidyl-tRNA synthetase (product_source=KO:K01892; cath_funfam=3.30.930.10,3.40.50.800; cog=COG0124; ko=KO:K01892; pfam=PF03129,PF13393; superfamily=52954,55681; tigrfam=TIGR00442), producing the protein MSTFAAPKGIPEYYPPGSARFLAVRDTLGEAARRAGYGYIELPVFEDTALFARGVGESTDVVSKEMYTFPDQGGRSITLRPEGTAGVIRSVIEHGLDRGQLPLKLYYSGAFFRYERPQAGRYRQLQQVGVEAIGVDDPALDAEVIAVADEGYRRLGLTGHRIELTSLGDSTCRPEYRAKLQEFLRGLPLDEETRRRVELNPLRVLDDKRPEVREMVADAPLMADNLSDQAAEHYERVKEHLRDLDVPFTENPRLVRGLDYYTKTTFEFVHDGLGAQSGIGGGGRYDGLMADLGGAELSGVGFGLGLDRTMLACEVEGVRPGDQSRCDIYCVPLGEQAKRRLVALAGQLRHAGIRVEIAYGGKGLKGAMKAADRSGARYALVLGERDLAEDSAQLKDLSGGQQESIPLSSVVEKARTVLSG; encoded by the coding sequence ATGAGCACGTTTGCCGCCCCCAAGGGCATCCCCGAGTACTACCCCCCGGGATCGGCACGATTCCTCGCGGTGCGCGACACCCTCGGCGAAGCCGCTCGCCGCGCCGGGTACGGCTACATCGAGCTGCCGGTGTTCGAGGACACCGCGCTGTTCGCACGCGGTGTGGGCGAGTCCACCGACGTGGTCAGCAAGGAAATGTACACCTTCCCCGACCAGGGGGGACGTTCGATCACGCTGCGCCCCGAGGGCACCGCGGGTGTGATCAGGTCGGTCATCGAACACGGTCTCGACCGGGGCCAGCTGCCGCTCAAGCTGTACTACAGCGGGGCGTTCTTCCGGTACGAGCGGCCGCAGGCCGGTCGCTACCGACAACTGCAGCAGGTGGGTGTGGAGGCCATCGGCGTGGACGATCCGGCGCTGGACGCCGAGGTGATCGCCGTGGCCGACGAGGGCTACCGCAGGTTGGGACTGACCGGGCACCGCATCGAGCTCACCTCGCTGGGCGACAGCACGTGCCGACCGGAGTACCGGGCCAAACTGCAGGAGTTCCTGCGCGGGTTGCCGCTGGACGAGGAGACGCGTCGTCGGGTGGAGCTCAACCCGCTGCGGGTGCTCGACGACAAACGCCCGGAAGTCCGCGAGATGGTCGCTGATGCCCCGCTGATGGCCGACAACCTCTCCGACCAGGCCGCCGAGCACTACGAGCGGGTCAAGGAGCACCTGCGTGACCTCGATGTCCCCTTCACCGAGAATCCCAGGCTGGTCAGGGGGTTGGACTACTACACCAAAACCACCTTCGAATTCGTGCACGACGGGCTCGGTGCGCAGTCCGGCATCGGCGGCGGCGGTCGGTACGACGGGTTGATGGCCGATCTCGGCGGCGCGGAGCTCTCCGGCGTGGGATTCGGACTCGGCCTGGACCGCACCATGCTCGCCTGCGAGGTGGAGGGAGTGCGGCCCGGTGACCAGTCCCGTTGCGACATCTACTGCGTACCGCTCGGCGAACAGGCCAAGCGTCGGCTGGTGGCGCTGGCGGGTCAGCTGCGGCACGCGGGCATCAGGGTGGAGATCGCCTACGGTGGCAAGGGACTGAAGGGGGCGATGAAGGCGGCCGACCGTTCCGGTGCCCGCTACGCGCTGGTTCTGGGAGAACGGGATCTGGCCGAGGACTCGGCGCAGCTGAAGGACCTCTCCGGTGGGCAGCAGGAGAGCATACCGCTGTCCTCGGTGGTCGAGAAGGCGCGGACGGTGCTGTCCGGATGA
- a CDS encoding glyoxylase-like metal-dependent hydrolase (beta-lactamase superfamily II) (product_source=COG0491; cath_funfam=3.60.15.10; cog=COG0491; pfam=PF00753; smart=SM00849; superfamily=56281), whose translation MLVVGFPVGQLQANCYVLAPHEGGDCVVVDPGQDAVEPVRKQLDEHGLTPVGVLLTHGHFDHVFSAGELCESYGIPAWVHPEDRYMLADPGAALGPEGSQLFEGVPVNMPEDVRELSGDTVLNLAGMEFDVRPAPGHTGGSVLFGTGTVEGGRLLLTGDTLFTGAIGRTDLPGGDHERMLRTLRNEILSRPDDTAVLPGHGSTTTIGRERESNPFLRGLAASDEAAD comes from the coding sequence GTGCTTGTTGTTGGTTTCCCCGTCGGACAGCTCCAGGCGAACTGCTACGTGCTCGCACCGCACGAGGGCGGCGACTGCGTAGTGGTGGACCCGGGCCAGGATGCCGTCGAGCCGGTGCGCAAGCAGCTGGACGAACACGGGCTCACCCCCGTGGGCGTGCTGTTGACGCACGGCCATTTCGACCACGTGTTCTCCGCCGGGGAACTGTGCGAGTCCTACGGGATACCCGCCTGGGTGCATCCCGAGGACCGCTACATGCTCGCCGACCCCGGTGCCGCGCTCGGCCCGGAGGGAAGCCAGCTGTTCGAGGGTGTCCCGGTGAACATGCCGGAGGACGTGCGTGAACTCTCCGGCGACACCGTGCTGAACCTGGCGGGCATGGAGTTCGACGTGCGGCCCGCTCCCGGCCACACGGGCGGTTCGGTGCTGTTCGGGACCGGCACCGTGGAAGGTGGTCGACTGCTGCTGACCGGCGACACGTTGTTCACCGGAGCCATCGGTCGCACCGACCTGCCCGGCGGTGACCACGAGCGGATGCTGCGCACGCTCCGGAACGAGATCCTGTCGCGTCCCGACGACACGGCCGTGCTCCCGGGACACGGCTCCACCACGACCATCGGCCGGGAGCGCGAGAGCAACCCCTTCCTACGGGGGCTCGCCGCATCCGACGAAGCGGCCGACTGA
- a CDS encoding peptidyl-prolyl cis-trans isomerase B (cyclophilin B) (product_source=KO:K03768; cath_funfam=2.40.100.10; cog=COG0652; ko=KO:K03768; pfam=PF00160; superfamily=50891; transmembrane_helix_parts=Inside_1_29,TMhelix_30_52,Outside_53_286) produces MSSNEQRRQAAKSKLERQLARREEQARKRRTVAVTTTIVVVIAAVVGVYFLTRTGGGGDGAASPPPSSTTTSEQSNSEQISIPTELAPAPSRPEPLPNQVSCTYRSEGEPAKPVDPPEDGEVSSQGTVQATIEANVGTIPITLDHSLAPCTVNSFVHLAESGFYNDTPCHRISTSGLQMLQCGDPTGEGTGGPGYQFDDETYSDIQYGRGYLAMANSGADTNGSQFFIVYGEAPLQSNYTVFGTVSKEGLEVVDKVARAGHDGSFSSAGGGHPNKKVNFEKVTVQS; encoded by the coding sequence GTGTCCAGCAACGAACAACGTCGCCAGGCGGCCAAGAGCAAGCTCGAGCGTCAGCTCGCCCGCAGGGAGGAGCAAGCCCGCAAACGCAGGACCGTGGCGGTGACCACCACGATCGTCGTGGTGATCGCGGCCGTGGTGGGGGTTTACTTCCTCACCCGTACGGGCGGCGGGGGTGACGGCGCCGCGAGTCCTCCACCGAGCTCCACGACGACCTCCGAACAGTCGAACTCGGAGCAGATATCCATACCGACCGAACTCGCCCCCGCTCCGAGCCGCCCTGAACCGCTGCCGAACCAGGTTTCCTGCACCTACCGTTCGGAGGGGGAGCCCGCCAAACCGGTGGATCCCCCCGAGGACGGCGAGGTCTCCTCGCAGGGAACCGTGCAGGCCACGATCGAGGCGAATGTGGGCACCATCCCGATCACATTGGACCACTCGCTGGCCCCCTGCACGGTGAACAGCTTCGTCCACCTGGCCGAGTCCGGGTTCTACAACGACACCCCCTGTCACCGCATCTCCACCTCGGGACTGCAGATGCTGCAGTGCGGTGACCCGACGGGTGAGGGCACCGGCGGCCCCGGATACCAGTTCGACGACGAGACCTACTCCGACATCCAGTACGGACGTGGATACCTGGCGATGGCCAACTCGGGGGCCGACACCAACGGCAGCCAGTTCTTCATCGTGTACGGCGAGGCACCGCTGCAGTCCAACTACACGGTGTTCGGCACCGTGTCGAAGGAGGGCCTGGAAGTGGTGGACAAGGTCGCTCGGGCGGGCCACGACGGTTCGTTCTCGAGCGCGGGTGGCGGTCATCCGAACAAGAAGGTGAATTTCGAGAAGGTGACCGTGCAGTCCTGA
- a CDS encoding GTP pyrophosphokinase (product_source=KO:K00951; cath_funfam=3.10.20.30,3.30.460.10,3.30.70.260; cog=COG0317; ko=KO:K00951; pfam=PF02824,PF04607,PF13291,PF13328; smart=SM00471,SM00954; superfamily=109604,55021,81271,81301; tigrfam=TIGR00691) has translation MSQEVESPASGADSAAQRPASATRRVRARLARRITAQRPTQVKQVLEPLASVHREMHPQADLALLQYAYDIAEEQHSDQQRKSGDPYITHPLAVATILAELGMDTTTLVAALLHDTVEDTDYPLDKLRSDFGEEVSHLVDGVTKLDKVKLGNAAEAETIRKMVIAMARDPRVVVIKLADRLHNMRTMRFLPPEKQVRKARETLEVLAPLAHRLGMATIKWELEDLAFAILQPKKYDEIVRLVANRAPSRDTYLRTVVDELSSNLDAARLSAKVEGRPKHYYSIHQKMIVRGRDFDDIHDLVGVRILVDQVRDCYAAMGVVHALWQPMPGRFKDYIAQPKFGVYQSLHTTVIGPEGKPLEVQIRTEEMHRTAEYGIAAHWRYKETKARGRGGAGVEIDEMAWMRQLLDWQREAADPGEFLESLRYDLNTREIFVFTPKGDVITLPAGSTPVDFAYAVHTEVGHRCIGSRVNGRLVALERKLENGEVVEIFTSKAEGSGPSRDWLSFVASPRAKTKIKQWFAKERREEAIESGKQAIAKELRRLGLPVQRLVSADSIGSVAKELHYTDVTALYAAVGERQVSAHHVVQRLVASFGGVEQAEDEIAERSTPSTVQQQRRSSGDSGVRVEGANAGEVWAKLARCCTPVPGDEILGFVTRGGGVSVHRTDCNNADDLRSKPERLVEVYWAPSNSSVFLVAIQVEALDRHRLLSDVTKVLADEKVNILSASVTTSKDRVAVSRFSFEMGDPKHLGHVLKAVRNIEGVYDVYRMTSAA, from the coding sequence GTGAGCCAAGAAGTCGAGTCTCCCGCGAGCGGGGCGGACTCTGCCGCGCAGCGGCCCGCCTCGGCCACTCGGCGGGTTCGCGCGCGGTTGGCCCGGCGAATCACCGCGCAGCGTCCTACCCAGGTCAAGCAGGTCCTCGAGCCGTTGGCCTCGGTGCACCGCGAGATGCACCCGCAGGCTGATCTGGCGTTGCTGCAGTACGCCTACGACATCGCCGAGGAACAACACAGCGACCAGCAGCGCAAGTCCGGTGATCCCTACATCACGCATCCGCTCGCGGTCGCCACCATCCTCGCCGAGCTGGGTATGGACACCACCACGCTGGTGGCCGCGTTGTTGCACGACACCGTCGAGGACACCGACTACCCGCTGGACAAGCTGCGGTCCGACTTCGGTGAGGAGGTCTCCCACCTCGTCGATGGCGTCACCAAGCTCGACAAGGTCAAGCTGGGAAACGCCGCCGAGGCCGAGACCATCCGCAAGATGGTCATCGCGATGGCCCGTGATCCCCGCGTCGTGGTGATCAAGCTCGCCGACCGGTTGCACAACATGCGCACCATGCGGTTCCTGCCGCCGGAGAAGCAGGTGCGCAAGGCGCGCGAGACCCTGGAGGTCCTGGCGCCGCTGGCACATCGGCTGGGCATGGCCACCATCAAGTGGGAGCTGGAGGACCTGGCCTTCGCGATCCTGCAGCCCAAGAAGTACGACGAGATCGTGCGACTGGTGGCCAACCGCGCGCCCTCCAGGGACACCTATCTGCGCACCGTGGTCGACGAGTTGTCGTCGAACCTGGACGCGGCTCGGCTCTCCGCGAAGGTGGAGGGGCGCCCCAAGCACTACTACTCGATCCACCAGAAGATGATCGTTCGGGGCCGTGACTTCGACGACATCCACGATCTGGTCGGAGTGCGCATCCTCGTCGACCAGGTGCGGGACTGCTATGCCGCGATGGGTGTGGTGCACGCGCTGTGGCAGCCGATGCCCGGCCGGTTCAAGGACTACATCGCCCAGCCCAAGTTCGGGGTGTACCAGTCACTGCACACCACGGTGATCGGTCCCGAGGGCAAGCCGCTGGAAGTGCAGATCCGTACCGAGGAGATGCATCGTACCGCCGAGTACGGCATCGCGGCCCACTGGCGCTACAAGGAGACCAAGGCGCGTGGCCGAGGCGGCGCCGGTGTCGAGATCGACGAGATGGCCTGGATGCGCCAGCTGCTCGACTGGCAGCGGGAGGCCGCGGACCCAGGGGAGTTCCTGGAGTCGCTGCGTTACGACCTCAACACCAGAGAGATCTTCGTATTCACCCCCAAGGGTGACGTGATCACGCTTCCGGCGGGATCGACGCCGGTCGACTTCGCCTACGCGGTGCACACCGAGGTAGGGCACCGTTGTATCGGATCCAGGGTCAACGGCAGACTCGTCGCGCTCGAACGCAAGCTGGAGAACGGCGAGGTCGTCGAGATCTTCACCTCCAAGGCCGAGGGATCCGGTCCGAGCAGGGACTGGCTTTCCTTCGTCGCCTCGCCGCGCGCCAAGACCAAGATCAAGCAGTGGTTCGCCAAGGAGCGGCGCGAGGAGGCGATCGAGTCCGGCAAGCAGGCCATCGCCAAGGAGCTGCGCAGGCTGGGTCTGCCGGTGCAGCGGTTGGTCTCGGCCGATTCCATCGGATCCGTGGCCAAGGAGCTGCACTACACCGATGTGACCGCGTTGTACGCGGCGGTCGGGGAACGACAGGTCTCGGCGCACCACGTGGTGCAGCGGCTGGTCGCCTCGTTCGGCGGGGTGGAACAGGCCGAGGACGAGATCGCGGAACGCTCCACCCCCTCCACGGTGCAGCAGCAGCGCCGCAGTTCCGGCGATTCCGGTGTACGCGTGGAGGGCGCCAACGCGGGTGAGGTCTGGGCGAAGCTCGCGCGTTGCTGCACCCCGGTGCCCGGCGACGAGATCCTCGGCTTCGTCACGCGCGGTGGTGGCGTCAGCGTGCACCGCACCGACTGCAACAACGCGGACGACCTGCGCTCCAAACCCGAACGGTTGGTGGAGGTCTACTGGGCCCCGTCGAACTCCTCGGTGTTCCTGGTGGCCATCCAGGTCGAGGCGCTGGACCGGCACCGGTTGCTCTCGGACGTGACGAAGGTGTTGGCCGACGAGAAGGTCAACATCCTGTCCGCCTCGGTGACCACCTCCAAGGACCGCGTCGCGGTGAGCCGGTTCTCCTTCGAGATGGGCGATCCCAAGCACCTGGGGCACGTCCTCAAGGCCGTGCGCAACATCGAGGGAGTCTACGATGTCTACCGCATGACCTCCGCTGCGTGA
- a CDS encoding preprotein translocase subunit SecF (product_source=KO:K03074; cath_funfam=1.20.1640.10; cog=COG0341; ko=KO:K03074; pfam=PF02355,PF07549; superfamily=82866; tigrfam=TIGR00966; transmembrane_helix_parts=Outside_1_44,TMhelix_45_67,Inside_68_174,TMhelix_175_197,Outside_198_216,TMhelix_217_239,Inside_240_282,TMhelix_283_305,Outside_306_309,TMhelix_310_332,Inside_333_426) — protein MDTTGSNGSDPAATDASGTEAKRGVLQRLYTGTGAFDIVGKRKYWYAILGLLMLVSALFVGVKGFNLSIEFEGGTNISMPAQGSSGQISTEEAEDSFQQALGSEPSSVQLVGSGDSQTLQINTEKLSQADLVQVKSALFQDLQPLGTNGQPSADAISDSAVSGTWGSEITQQALIALAVFLVLVTVFLAFYFERWMAVGALVALLHDVLVTAGIYSMTGFQVSPSTVIGLLTILGFSLYDTVVVFDKVKENTTGLLSTTRRTYPEAANLAVNQSLMRSINTSVIALLPVLGLLVVGAGLLGVGVLRDLALVQGVGMLAGVLSSLLLATPLLVDLKMRESKYRVHADKVAQRRSNRGGDATATVNGATTDDRSDSESEVSTTGKTRSARDKTNGTGGAKLAGAGAAGSGGAQPSGKAGRRSAGRKRR, from the coding sequence GTGGACACGACCGGCAGCAACGGGAGCGATCCCGCCGCGACCGACGCGAGCGGCACCGAGGCCAAGCGTGGGGTGCTGCAACGGCTCTACACCGGTACCGGTGCTTTCGACATCGTCGGCAAGCGCAAGTACTGGTACGCCATCCTCGGGCTGCTGATGCTGGTCTCCGCCCTTTTCGTCGGCGTCAAGGGCTTCAACCTCAGCATCGAGTTCGAGGGCGGGACCAACATCTCGATGCCCGCGCAGGGCTCCTCCGGACAGATCAGCACCGAAGAGGCCGAGGACTCTTTCCAGCAGGCGCTCGGCTCCGAGCCGTCCTCGGTGCAGCTGGTGGGCAGCGGTGACAGCCAGACGCTGCAGATCAACACCGAGAAGCTGTCGCAGGCCGACCTGGTCCAGGTCAAGTCGGCCCTGTTCCAGGATCTGCAACCGCTGGGAACCAACGGTCAGCCCAGCGCGGACGCGATCAGCGACAGCGCCGTCAGCGGTACCTGGGGCAGCGAGATCACCCAGCAGGCGTTGATCGCCCTGGCCGTGTTCCTCGTGCTGGTGACCGTGTTCCTGGCGTTCTACTTCGAGCGGTGGATGGCGGTCGGCGCCCTGGTGGCGTTGCTGCACGACGTGCTCGTCACCGCGGGCATCTACTCGATGACCGGGTTCCAGGTCAGTCCCAGCACGGTGATCGGTCTGCTCACGATCCTCGGTTTCTCGCTGTACGACACGGTCGTGGTCTTCGACAAGGTCAAGGAGAACACCACCGGGCTGCTGAGCACCACCAGGCGTACCTATCCCGAGGCGGCCAACCTGGCCGTCAACCAGTCCCTGATGCGTTCGATCAACACTTCGGTGATCGCGTTGCTGCCGGTGCTCGGCCTGCTGGTCGTCGGTGCCGGCCTGCTGGGCGTAGGTGTGCTGCGGGATCTCGCGCTGGTGCAGGGCGTCGGCATGCTGGCGGGTGTGCTCTCCTCGCTGCTGCTGGCCACCCCGCTGTTGGTCGACCTGAAGATGCGCGAGTCCAAGTACCGCGTACACGCCGACAAGGTCGCCCAGCGCAGGAGCAACCGGGGCGGTGACGCGACCGCCACGGTCAACGGGGCCACCACCGATGACCGGTCCGACTCCGAGTCCGAGGTGAGCACGACCGGGAAGACGCGCTCCGCCCGCGACAAGACCAACGGGACGGGTGGTGCGAAGCTGGCCGGTGCGGGTGCCGCCGGTTCCGGCGGGGCGCAGCCTTCGGGGAAAGCGGGACGTCGTTCCGCCGGACGCAAGCGGCGGTGA